In the genome of Thiorhodovibrio winogradskyi, the window CAAGAATGCGGTGCGCCGCGGCGGTGGCGAAGGGCTCGTCCGCCCATTCTCGAATGAGCAACTGCAGCAGGCTGTAGCCGCCGCCAGAGTAGCGAAACCCCTGGCCAGGCGGCTGGACTACTTTGAGCGGTGTATTGCCTGCGTCTGCCGCCCCATGGAGCGAGTCAAGCAGTGATTGCGCGGGTGTTCCGGGTGGAAAGCCACCATAACCTGGCACGGAAAGCCCGGCGGTATGGCTCAACACCCGCGCCAGGGTCACGGCATCGCGACTATATGACGAGGCGGGAAGCCGCCAGGAGCCAGTGTTGCCCTGCAACTGCGGCAGTATGGCTTGATCGAGCGCAACGCGCCCTTGCCGCACCAAGGTCAGCACAGTCAAGGCCGTGACCGGTTTCGACACCGATGCGGCCTGGAACAGGGTGGTCGCGGGATCGACTGGAATCTGCCGGTCCGGAATCGCCAGACCATAGCCATGGCTCCAGTTGGGCTCGCCATCTTGAACCAACACCACCGCCGCACCCGGAACCTGGTAGCGCTCAAGCAGGCCTGGCATCGCGGCATGGATGTGCTGCCGCACGACGAATACCGAGTCAGTTTGGCGATGTGCCGGCTCTGGACAAGTGGCTTGCGTCTGCGCGACAGCGCCGAGCAAGAACGCAGACAGGGCTGTTATAAAAGCGAAAATGGCAATCCGCATGATGGCAACTTCAGGGCAACAATAGAACAGCAATTTCAAATTCGGCTGTTTCATCTGGCGTAGAAGCGGCTTTCAGCCGCTTCATGACGCGCCAAGATGGCGCGTCTACTGATGACCGGGCCAACAACCGGGCGCTGGAAAACGAAATTTGGAATGGCTGACAATAGAATTGCAAGCATGAGTCCCTTCCGAAAAGTCGTTATTGTTTGCCAAAGTTTGCCCCGCTTGCCCCGCTTGCCCCGCTGTGGCAGCCTAGCCCGGCTTCACTTGACTAACATGAGGGCTTAAGAACATGCGCGTGATTCTTCTCGGCGGACCGGGAGCGGGCAAGGGCACCCAGGCTGCGTTCATTACAGAGCACTTCAAGATTCCCCAAATCTCCACCGGCGATATGTTGCGGGCCCAGGTCAAGTCGGGCAGCGAGCTTGGTCAGGCGGCCAAGGCCATCATGGACGCGGGTGGGCTGGTGTCGGACGACATTATCATGGCCATGGTCAAGGAGCGTATTGCCGAGGATGACTGTCAGAATGGCTTTTTGTTCGATGGCTTTCCGCGCACCCGCGCCCAGGCCGATGGACTCAAGGCCAGCAAGGTCTTTGTCGATGCCGTGGTGGAGATTGCGGTGCCGGACGAGGAAATCATCAAGCGGATGTCCGGGCGGCGGGTGCATCCGGCCTCGGGGCGCACCTATCACGTGGTTTTCAACCCGCCCAAAGAGGAGGGCAAGGACGATGCGACTGGCGAGCCCCTCGTGCAGCGCGACGATGACAAGGAGGAGACGGTGCGCAAGCGTCTGGAGGTCTACCATGATCAGACCAGCCCGCTGATCGCGTATTACTCGAGCTGGGCTGAGGCGGGCGGTGAAGGCGCCCCGCTTTACTGTCGGGTTGAGGGCGTGGCGGGTGTCGATGAAGTGCGCGAGCGCATTCTCAAGGCGCTGGGCGACGTGGATTGAAGACCGTGGCGCCGGCATCCAGCCGGCGCTGATTGTTGCCCTGTGTTCGATCATTGTAATCGCGAACATCAGAGAGGGTCTGTCGGACTTGTTCTAATCTGTTACACTGGCAGCCATCCTGCAACCGGATCAAAGCGAATAGGAGTCCACGATGGCTATTGTCGAACTGACCAGTGAAAATTTCGAGTCCACAATCACGCAAAACCCTTTTGTTGTTGTTGATTACTGGGCGCCCTGGTGCGGGCCTTGCCGTTCATTTGCGCCCGTTTATGAAAAAGTCTCGAATGATCACGACAACATTGTTTTCGCCAAGGTCAATACCGAGGAAGAGCAGCAGCTTGCGGCACATTTTCAGATTCGCTCCATCCCCACGCTCATGATCTTCCGCGACCAAGTCATTATTTTTTCCCAGGCTGGCGCGCTGCCGGAGTCATCCTTGCGCGATCTGCTCGCTCAGGCCAGCGCGCTCGACATGGACAAGGTACGCGCGGACATGGCCCAGCAGCAGGCGGCGGCCAATAACGACTAATAGCGGTTGGCTGTGTGCCCCCGGAGCTCTGTCTGTCATGGCCATTCCCTGGCTGCGCGGCCCAACGGTCGGTGCCTTGCTCGAACTGATGGAAGAGAACCACCGTCTGCTCCTGTGCCTGGCACCGGATTTGCGCCGGCTCTCAGGGGCGCATCGTGCGCCCGGCCGGGGTACGGACC includes:
- a CDS encoding serine hydrolase domain-containing protein; this encodes MRIAIFAFITALSAFLLGAVAQTQATCPEPAHRQTDSVFVVRQHIHAAMPGLLERYQVPGAAVVLVQDGEPNWSHGYGLAIPDRQIPVDPATTLFQAASVSKPVTALTVLTLVRQGRVALDQAILPQLQGNTGSWRLPASSYSRDAVTLARVLSHTAGLSVPGYGGFPPGTPAQSLLDSLHGAADAGNTPLKVVQPPGQGFRYSGGGYSLLQLLIREWADEPFATAAAHRILEPLAMTNSRFPTLPSASPPLAATFNDQGQRAPARHFTALAAAGLQTTATDLARLLTLLMPGHRGEVPGRGVLQPALIDRLLTPMPHSDNDLVLSGSRYGLGMALYELDSGRRLAYHPGDNLPNWHNLIAAIPERRVGLVVMTNAAGGRALRKDLLCLWLDALNEAHPEGRIGGGCASVERIPMQVIGET
- the adk gene encoding adenylate kinase, whose product is MRVILLGGPGAGKGTQAAFITEHFKIPQISTGDMLRAQVKSGSELGQAAKAIMDAGGLVSDDIIMAMVKERIAEDDCQNGFLFDGFPRTRAQADGLKASKVFVDAVVEIAVPDEEIIKRMSGRRVHPASGRTYHVVFNPPKEEGKDDATGEPLVQRDDDKEETVRKRLEVYHDQTSPLIAYYSSWAEAGGEGAPLYCRVEGVAGVDEVRERILKALGDVD
- the trxA gene encoding thioredoxin; translation: MAIVELTSENFESTITQNPFVVVDYWAPWCGPCRSFAPVYEKVSNDHDNIVFAKVNTEEEQQLAAHFQIRSIPTLMIFRDQVIIFSQAGALPESSLRDLLAQASALDMDKVRADMAQQQAAANND